In a single window of the Nicotiana tomentosiformis chromosome 10, ASM39032v3, whole genome shotgun sequence genome:
- the LOC104119269 gene encoding WAT1-related protein At1g70260-like, with amino-acid sequence MGDTLNKLAKRATSLANTEIERGRDNMGVKAVVEDILPCTAMVLIEICTIFLTIMASTTMSRLGMSPFVFVVYTNALSSIILLPYSFLYHRRDKIQAPLFTFPLLLRVSLLGLVGVTIAQNLAFAGLSYSSPIVACGMANQIPAFTFILAIFLRKIKVDLKSQGSQARIIGSLISIMGALSITYYKGPVVKQYSPFFLQLARPRLLAVFTSTHENWVLGCILFAAASFALCIWNIIQAGTIRKHPQVMKIVFLYTLFGTIQSAILALLMEKDLRVWRLELNMELLVIVLTAIFGSLIRSSVQMWCMRLKGASFPLFFKPVGIPTASTCGCLLFAETFHYGSMFSAIICGLGYYTTLWGQLKDDETSKNIKGSTSTTSDEKVPLLQEKEEGEEEEEEDSPV; translated from the exons ATGGGAGACACATTAAACAAATTAGCCAAACGAGCTACAAGCTTAGCTAATACAGAGATAGAAAGAGGAAGAGATAATATGGGTGTAAAAGCTGTAGTAGAAGATATTTTGCCATGCACAGCCATGGTTTTAATAGAAATTTGCACTATTTTCTTGACAATTATGGCGAGTACAACCATGTCAAGATTAGGGATGAGCCCTTTTGTTTTTGTGGTTTACACGAACGCTCTTAGCTCTATTATTCTTCTTCCTTATTCATTTCTCTACCATAGAAGAGACAA GATACAAGCGCCATTGTTTACTTTTCCACTACTTCTTCGTGTATCCCTGCTTGGTCTTGTAGG GGTAACAATAGCTCAGAATCTTGCATTTGCGGGACTAAGTTACAGTTCACCAATTGTAGCATGTGGCATGGCCAACCAGATCCCAGCCTTTACTTTTATTCTCGCCATATTCCTCAG GAAAATAAAAGTTGATTTGAAGAGCCAAGGAAGCCAAGCTAGAATAATTGGAAGCCTAATATCAATAATGGGGGCATTATCAATTACTTACTACAAAGGTCCTGTGGTGAAGCAATACTCCCCATTTTTCCTTCAGCTAGCCAGGCCACGCCTCCTTGCTGTTTTCACTTCAACACATGAGAACTGGGTTCTTGGCTGCATTTTATTTGCAGCTGCTTCATTTGCTCTTTGCATTTGGAATATTATTCAG GCTGGAACTATCAGAAAGCACCCGCAGGTGATGAAAATAGTGTTTCTCTATACTTTGTTTGGGACGATCCAATCTGCAATACTTGCTTTACTGATGGAAAAAGATCTGAGAGTATGGAGACTTGAGCTTAACATGGAACTTCTTGTTATTGTTTTAACT GCAATTTTCGGCAGTTTAATACGTAGCAGTGTCCAAATGTGGTGCATGCGTTTGAAAGGAGCTTCTTTTCCTCTATTCTTCAAGCCGGTGGGAATCCCAACAGCTAGCACTTGTGGCTGTTTACTTTTTGCCGAAACTTTTCACTATGGAAG catgtttagtgctATTATATGTGGATTGGGTTATTACACTACACTCTGGGGACAACTCAAAGACGATGAAACGAGTAAAAATATTAAGGGTAGTACGTCAACTACTTCTGATGAGAAAGTTCCTCTTCTGCAAGAAAAAGAAgagggggaagaagaagaagaagaagattcgcCAGTTTAa
- the LOC138900148 gene encoding uncharacterized protein gives MRNYELFSMKESEPIQDMMIRFTIITNKLKLLRKVITSEELVSKVQRILPTSWESKVNVIQEAKELDKISLDELVGNLKTHEMRKIELRKEEPKKDKALVLKAFEDDESGYDNPDLAMFAKFKRFMKNFKSASKRESSNKPKQIDKAKYDGCYKCGKLDHMVKDYLMCEIELRKERAEKVK, from the coding sequence ATGAGAAACTATGAGCTTTTCTCCATGAAGGAGTCTGAGCCCATCCAGGATATGATGATTAGGTTCACTATAATAACCAATAAACTAAAATTACTTAGAAAGGTGATTACCTCAGAAGAGTTGGTTAGCAAAGTTCAAAGAATCCTTCCAACTTCATGGGAATCAAAAGTCAATGTAATCCAAGAAGCCAAGGAATTGGACAAAATctcacttgatgagttggttggaaacttaaaaactcatgaaatgagaAAGATAGAACTGCGCAAGGAAGAACCAAAGAAGGATAAGGCCTTGGTTCTTAAAGCGTTTGAGGATGATGAATCTGGCTATGATAATCCTGATCTAGCAATGTTTGCCAAGTTCAAGAGGTTCATGAAAAATTTCAAAAGTGCATCTAAGAGAGAGAGCAGTAATAAGCCTAAGCAGATCGACAAAGCTAAATATGATGGGTGCTACAAGTGTGGCAAGTTAGATCACATGGTCAAGGACTACCTAATGTGTGAAATTGAACTGAGGAAAGAACGAGCTGAAAAAGTGAAATGA